A DNA window from Brassica napus cultivar Da-Ae chromosome C1, Da-Ae, whole genome shotgun sequence contains the following coding sequences:
- the LOC106379387 gene encoding U3 small nucleolar ribonucleoprotein protein IMP4-like produces the protein MEEMMKTTKAEEDLVQAKELVQAKMRREITKLDDEELWAELEPLEIDRIVSGEIKPKTLISNCGWFHSPQFRARGPLIVKEMLSVFPNSTYIKWKRRWIPNSLKDLIRIAKERECTSLVLVDTNPLGHDEICIVSLLNGAAAYFRIFNLIPREDIPDQANPPTRLDPYVHMARFTSQAGLGLSRLIQSLFPKATHSRTNKPRQMNRAFFQYQDGFVFYRHHWLRSEKAALSEERPKLIRKEVGPSFQLLFKGVKKVSLDTGSLKLICMPPASHYDYPERQLMIPPI, from the exons atggagGAGATGATGAAAACGACCAAGGCAGAGGAAGATTTGGTGCAGGCGAAGGAGTTGGTGCAGGCGAAGATGCGCCGTGAGATTACGAAGCTCGATGATGAGGAG CTTTGGGCAGAATTGGAACCGTTGGAAATTGATAGGATCGTGTCTGGTGAAATCAAACCCAAGACCTTGATCAGTAATTGTGGTTGGTTCCACTCTCCG CAATTTCGTGCTAGGGGGCCTTTAATTGTCAAGGAGATGCTCTCAGTGTTCCCTAATTCTACTTACATTAAGTGGAAGAGAAGGTGGATCCCCAACTCGCTAAAAGACCTGATAAGAATagcaaaagagagagagtgtaCATCTCTCGTTCTCGTTGATACAAACCCTTTGGGACATG ATGAAATATGTATTGTAAGCTTGTTGAATGGTGCTGCCGCTTATTTCAGGATTTTTAATCTCATCCCACGTGAGGATATACCG GATCAAGCTAACCCCCCGACACGCCTCGATCCTTATGTTCATATGGCACGTTTTACTTCTCAGGCCGGCCTTGGCCTTAGCAG aTTGATACAATCACTCTTCCCCAAGGCCACTCATTCCAGAACCAACAAACCCCGTCAAATGAACCGTGCATTTTTCCAGTACCAAGATGGTTTTGTTTTTTACCGACATCATTG GCTCCGCTCTGAGAAAGCAGCCCTTTCAGAAGAAAGGCCAAAGCTCATCCGGAAG GAAGTTGGACCTAGTTTCCAACTGTTGTTTAAAGGTGTGAAGAAGGTATCACTTGACACGGGGAGTTTAAAACTTATCTGCATG CCTCCTGCCTCTCATTATGACTACCCAGAACGTCAGCTTATGATTCCGCCTATTTAA